One [Clostridium] saccharolyticum WM1 DNA segment encodes these proteins:
- the cobJ gene encoding precorrin-3B C(17)-methyltransferase: protein MIKSGKLYVVGIGPGSYEDMTVRAAKALEESEIIIGYTVYVDLIREHFPHKEMLSTPMRREQERCRLAIDQAKKGKIAAMVCSGDSGVYGMSGLILEMARSEEGVEIEIIPGVTAALSGGAMLGAPLGHDFAVISLSDLLTPMELIEERLRASAQADMVICLYNPSSKKRAGYLKRACEILMEYKRQETVCGLVKNIGRKEEEMAVMTLEQLRDAQADMFSTVFIGNSMTKLLNGRMVTPRGYKNV from the coding sequence ATGATAAAGTCAGGAAAGCTTTATGTAGTAGGAATTGGTCCGGGTTCCTATGAGGATATGACGGTAAGGGCGGCAAAGGCGCTGGAAGAAAGTGAAATCATTATAGGGTATACCGTCTATGTGGACTTAATCAGGGAGCATTTTCCTCATAAGGAGATGCTTTCCACGCCTATGCGCAGAGAGCAGGAACGGTGCCGCCTGGCCATTGACCAGGCGAAAAAGGGAAAGATAGCAGCCATGGTATGCAGCGGAGATTCAGGCGTTTATGGCATGAGCGGTCTGATCCTAGAGATGGCACGGTCAGAGGAAGGGGTGGAGATCGAGATCATTCCGGGAGTGACTGCGGCCTTAAGCGGGGGAGCCATGTTAGGCGCCCCTCTTGGCCATGACTTTGCAGTGATCAGTCTGAGTGACCTTCTGACCCCGATGGAATTAATCGAAGAAAGGCTCAGGGCTTCTGCTCAGGCGGATATGGTCATCTGCCTCTACAATCCTTCCAGTAAAAAAAGGGCCGGTTATTTGAAGCGGGCCTGTGAGATCCTTATGGAGTATAAAAGACAGGAAACAGTATGCGGCCTTGTTAAAAACATTGGCAGGAAAGAAGAGGAGATGGCAGTCATGACCCTGGAGCAGTTAAGGGATGCCCAGGCAGATATGTTTTCCACCGTATTTATAGGAAATTCAATGACAAAACTTCTTAACGGAAGAATGGTTACACCAAGAGGTTATAAAAATGTGTAG